From a region of the Oncorhynchus tshawytscha isolate Ot180627B linkage group LG14, Otsh_v2.0, whole genome shotgun sequence genome:
- the LOC121839217 gene encoding G-protein coupled bile acid receptor 1-like produces the protein MDDLANDSAVRPLLLEARLIYAITVPLSTAIILANLVIILGISCNRQLYNTPNYFFLSLLVADLCTGVALPFIPWMGLNRPLSFSSCLLVHIFPNFLFLAFLFNLVIVHYERYMCIMSPLHYSSFWIHRHFPLVLLAVWAPPLLYASLPAFGWNNRAGPGWNGCCSFNDTGALGAPVNCSTVVAAAPGGSECCSYRRVFPNAFIYLEVYGLLAPAILSIAGMTGRVLWITRGQMKDICRLHRSVATRGGGQASEREQRLNLRYTRCVAAVSLTFLACWVPYIIYIHFCVAFLLSKETRGNSTTHIVLSCTGIGSMAVMPLVLGLANRQYTDPVRKLLHKLRDRWRRRQDSEDMAL, from the coding sequence ATGGATGACCTGGCCAATGACTCTGCTGTGCGGCCGCTGCTGTTGGAGGCACGTCTCATCTACGCCATCACCGTGCCCCTGTCCACCGCCATCATCCTGGCCAACCTGGTCATCATCCTGGGCATCTCCTGTAACCGTCAGCTCTACAACACCCCAAACTACTTCTTTCTGAGCCTGCTAGTGGCTGACCTGTGTACGGGCGTGGCCCTGCCGTTCATCCCCTGGATGGGACTCAACCGTCCGCTGAGTTTTAGCTCCTGTCTCCTGGTTCATATTTTTCCTAATTTCTTGTTCCTGGCGTTCCTGTTTAACCTGGTGATAGTTCATTATGAGAGATACATGTGCATCATGAGTCCATTACATTATAGCAGCTTCTGGATTCACCGCCACTTCCCGCTGGTGCTGCTCGCCGTGTGGGCGCCGCCACTGCTCTACGCCTCCCTGCCCGCCTTCGGCTGGAACAACCGGGCCGGCCCAGGGTGGAACGGCTGCTGCTCGTTTAACGACACGGGCGCGCTGGGTGCGCCGGTGAACTGTTCCACCGTGGTGGCAGCGGCGCCGGGCGGCTCCGAGTGCTGCTCTTACAGACGGGTCTTCCCCAACGCCTTCATCTACCTCGAGGTGTACGGGCTGCTGGCGCCTGCCATCCTGTCCATCGCGGGCATGACGGGACGTGTGCTGTGGATCACCCGGGGCCAGATGAAGGACATCTGCCGGCTGCACCGCTCCGTGGCGACCAGGGGGGGCGGTCAGGCCTCGGAACGGGAGCAGCGGCTCAACCTCCGCTACACGCGGTGCGTGGCCGCCGTGTCGCTGACCTTCCTGGCCTGCTGGGTGCCCTACATCATCTATATACACTTCTGCGTGGCGTTTCTGCTCAGCAAGGAGACGCGCGGGAACTCCACCACACACATCGTGCTGTCGTGTACGGGGATCGGGAGCATGGCAGTGATgccgctggtcctggggctggccaACAGGCAGTACACGGACCCGGTGAGGAAACTCCTCCATAAActcagagacagatggaggaggagacaggactcTGAGGATATGGCTCTCTGA